In Phaseolus vulgaris cultivar G19833 chromosome 7, P. vulgaris v2.0, whole genome shotgun sequence, the genomic stretch CATGACTATAATatctacaaaattaaaaatatataaacataaattaatataatattataaattgataatattataaataatatgtacacaacaaaatataattatgaaataatttaacTATATAATTTATTACCTTGGATTTAAAGAATGAGCCAGACAATGAAGAGGGATGTTACTCTTAGTCCAACGGTCCATTAATATTAACTTTACTACCTCAAAAAATGATGAATATTCAGCTTTTGTCTTCCTTTCATGATGATATATGACCCTTCTCACATTTTCAATCATTGAATCCCACATTTCGTATATTAAGTGAAGAGTAGCCATATTCGTATCTGTTTTTCTGAGAACATCATAAATAGGAGCAATAAAAGCAAGTATATAATCAACCTTCATCCACCAATGATCAGTCAACAAAGTTTCTTTTACAAATTGTGCACTATCCACATTATCCTCTTTGTAAAAAGACCATTCATCACTAATAACCATCTCTTGGAGTCCTTTTTTCAAACTTCTAAACCTTTTTAGCATGACTATGGTTGAAGCAAATCTTGTTGGAGCAAGAGAAAGCAACTTCAATGAGTTGAAGTTATTGAACATTGATAATCTCATAGAGTGTCccataataaaatttttaacAAAGGTAGCATCATCAACAATTTGTGAGATCCAAGAACATTGATGATAAATATCACTATTTTTTTCAGTATTTTTTGCTGCACAAATATTTTGCAATGCAAGATTCAAGGTATGCACTACACAAGGACTCCAATAGATTGAAGGAAATTCTAATTCTATGAGCATACCCGCTGCCTTACATACATCTGCATTATCAGTTATAATTTGTACAACATTGTTCTGCCCAACCTCCATAATTACATCTCTTATGTGTTTAGCGATAAAATCTTTGTCCTTTATCTCACCATATCTATTTATTGACTTCAAAAACACTGATCCACTCTCAGTGGTAGCCATGAAATCTATAAGTGGTTTTCTTTGAGGATCACTCCACCCATCACTAACAATTGTTACACCTTTCTGATTCCATGAGTTTTGTATAGGTTGCAAAAGATTTTCTACATGACTTCTTTCCTTTGAAAGTAAATGACCTCTCAGTTTATTATATGTTGGCGGTACATATTCACTAAGATTAGAAGTATTAGCTGCATAAGAAAATGCACTTCTATAATAAGGACTTCTTGATAAATGAAATGGTAGTCCGGAAGAATAAAACATTCTCGCAATTTCACAATCAAGAGTATCTCTCGCTTGAATATTGAAAGCAGCTTGCAAAGAACCTTTGAATTTTGGGTTATCATCACTGTTTGTCTGATTTCCTTCATCAGATACAGGTGGTAGATGAACCTCTTTTTGTTTCAAACCCTCTATTTTCAATGTTGCTTCATTGTCTAATTTTTTAAACTCAACAAGTTTTGACGGAGTTACTTTTGGGCAAATTCTAACTCCTACTCCCGTAAGTTTTAACAGATGAGCTCTTACTTGAGTGTAAGATCCGTTGAATGAAAAATTACACAGACTACATTTGATCATATTATTTCCACCACCAGGAGTTTTTCTTAACTTTGAAACATATCTCCACAAAGGTTTTGTTTCATCTTCTTGTTCGATAGCTTGATTAGGTATATTCATCTTAATTTCCTAacaaaagtaaattaaatataataaatttactttaatataaaaatcaaataaattcatCTAATGAAAATAATGtatgaataaaagaaaacatgtagcaaattaaaaattaattgtagtataatatattatactttttaaatgAACATTCTTACCAGGTTCGAGGTTGAATCGTCCAAGGTGGTGAATCCGAGGTGATCAGGTAGATCAATCTCTGTCTTGACGATTGTCCAGCTTTAGCGATGAAAACCGAGTGAAAGTCCACCTCCTTGATGCTCAAGAGTAAGATGGTAAGATATATGATTAATAAGTAAATATATTGATCATTAAGTAAATCAAAAGTACTCCCTCGTTATTGTATTTATAGACttatatttatcattatttggttatatttacataattataaaaatatttatcattaagtgattatatttacataaccataaatattaaatatttatcattaagtGATTATATTTAcgtaatcataaaaatatttataaccaTATAAAGATTTATCATTAATTAACTGACATAATCATAcaaatatttatctttaaatggttatatttacataatcataaatatttatcattaagtaattatatttacataatcataAAAATGTTCATCATAGCCATCAAAATATTTCTCATTAACGGGttatatttacatatttatcATTATTGTATTTATAGACTTGTATTTATCAATATCTGGTTATATTTacgtaaaaatatttatcattaagtgattatatttacataaacataaaaatatttatcataagcatataaaaatttatcattAACTGACATAACCATACAAATATTTATCTTTGAATGGTTATATTTACCTAAccataaatatttatctttaagTAATTATATTTACACTATCATAAAAATACCTATAATAACcatcaaaatatttatcattaacgaattatatttacatatttatcattattgtatttatagacttatatttatcattatgggattatatttacataattataaaatatttattattaagtaattatatttacataattataaatatttatcattaactCACATAAccatacaaatatttatttttaatttatatttacataACCATTGTTTGTTTTCATAATTTTACTATGCTCGAAGAtagaaaaatgaataaaaaattatgtgagTTTAGACTCACTGATTTGCACTTAAAAGAGAGCGTGAAAATGTAGATATTCCTTTCTCGCTCAGATGCAAGAAAATAGAGATAAGAGAGGAAACATATATAGGAGGTAGTGTTCATTCTCATTTTTACCCTCAAGATATCTCTGTACATAGATGTGTGCTTTCACTCTTTTATTCTATTATggattcaaattttataatattttttacatataattgttttatttataatttaaatattaaattaattgtaaaatatatttatttatttttatatataaatataatcgattataattatatattacgTTTACAAACatatatttacaaatatatatCGATTATATGTGACGTATATAAAAtcgattttatatatatatatatatagatatattataacattcaattatatatatatatatataattgattatatgttAAGTTGAtaacatataattaattatatatataataaaataaattttaataataatatttaatattgattttttaaaatatattaacttctttataataataataataataataataataatttattattaatattattatatatataaaatataattcattatatataGTACAATATAATGAcagtaaataatatttaaagattactaataaatattaaatattacgtaaatttatttttagaaatatttaataatattattaataaaaataaataatgataataataaaataaaattataatataaaaaaacatatatagttattaataatacaaaaaaatatataataactaaCCAGAACATACACATCCTCTGTATctgcaattttttatttttgttattaatgtGTATccgtattttattattattattattagcgGAAACACAAACGTTTTTGCGCTCGTGTattcacaatttttcttttgttattaaTGTGTATccgtatttattattattattattatttatccaatattttatttcaaccATTATTGTGtatctgtattttttatttttgttattaatgtgtatctttatttatttatttattattattattattattattattattattattatttatccataatttttatttctatcattactatttatccttattttttatttttatcattatcatatatgtatttgtatttattaaaatgaattataaatttatactcaAACATTCTAATTCAtcataaatatatgtatttttgtattttttaaatattaagttGTATATATGCATTATTTAGTTTTATCATTATCAtatgtgtatttgtattttttaaatattaacatgtatatttgtatatttgtatatttttatttttatcattatttcatatccctatttttttatttttatcactaCCATGTGTAATTCTGTATATTAAAAGAGAGTTATTAATACataatatacaatttatttttatcatttttttaattttattttgatttttttaaatgtattttttaatgaaatgaatggtaatttaaaaaaaaatcggGTGCATATCACACGTTCTAAGGTATAAGAATTtacttaataatataaaaaaaattgaatgcaACAGAATATTATGAATGATTTATTTTGGTTAATTAACCGTGAAATTGATTATTAGAAGAttgtaaagaaaaataaagagaattAAGAAGTGATATCTTTCATAATTAACGCACTATAAACTAATTATCAAATATTTAGGCTTCATATCCACATTTCCATTAACCAACTCAACAACTATTCGACTCTACTCTTCTTTTATGCATTACCCTCCATTCCCCATCAAGCTTCACAACAAAACTTTCAGCtttcaataaaaaatcatattttttaaaataaaaacttctaCATATTCCATTTATacctatttgattttttttaaactttttataagATGCAACAACAATTTTCCTCTTTAAATAAAACTATTCAAATAAACCTAAATTAGTGTGTTTTTTTCAcatatacaattattttttttttatatcaattatatgttttttttatattggatgtgacttaaaacatttttagaatgattttttaaaaaaaatttaaaatttttaaaagatattaatctattaaaatatttttatcatatatttttaatgatttttttaattttatatctatttttttacttttatattgcCATAAATTGTAtcgtaaaaaataaaaaaatatgattatcttaattaatattaCCTAAATTACTTGATTGAATTTTGCaactgaaaaaaaatcattttaatttaaatattttattaatttatttatctcaattagtatgtcaaattaaaagaaatttaagtcttaataattttttagtgatTACAGTAATATTTAACTTTCTAAATCAAATATATagacaataatatatatactcCTTTTTTTAACATAGTGAAAATTATGccataaaaatattctttttttaaatgcatattgactgaaaattattaaaactcattatatttagtaaaattatgtttattctGGTTAACCCAATGATTTTAAAAGACCTCCCATTAAATTATGTTTCatagagtaaaaaaaaaatcagatcttcataaataaaattataaaccaaaataagataatacataaaataaaaaactataatattTTACATACTAATTTTAGTGTTCAAGAATGAAGATGAAAAAACATTATTCTCTAGTTGCACGAGTAGAATTAGAGTATGAGAACTTatcattttgatattttttataaatgtagtataaagcaaagaaaaaaaagttagaaaagCTTGAATTATAATGCAGTGAAGAATAGAATGTCTTTGTTATGAAATTACAAAGTGGTCACTAATGCTTTGTTTGTTTCTGGTCAATCGCTGTAGACTAAAAATGAAAGGCAAATATTTTGCTTGTTTATATCCACTTATTAAAGTGGACTTGTGAGTGAAGAAATGCACTGAAACatgttttcttcatcttcatACTAACCAAAGATCTTCAAAGAAAGCGAAATAGACTATCATAATTAACCATATTAtccttaaataatttttaaacctattcatgtaaaagaaatcaaaactataatatttaaaaataaaatactaaatattaaatatttttttaaaatatttaataatattaataataattaattataatgataaaattataatgataaataataacaataaatgtaattatttataataaaagataatttatataataatagtattaattataaaaaatatagaaacaataatattatttaatatagaattaattttaaatcattttttataatttaaatatttgaatattatttattttattaaaatgcattttttacatttttttataattagataatttatatttttttttaaaatgaaatatttgattaataatgttttaaaatagagtttatatataaataagtaattttttaatttactatactattattttttattaattaaaaaactaattaattatatttattttataaaattgtttattaaataatttttataatttttaatattatagtttaatttataatgaaattttttatgttCTAACAATGATAAGTagttcataatttttttcaaaaataattgttcaacggtaaaataatttatgaaattttaattaattcaatgaatacttcatattttattattcaaatatttttaaaataagaataaagttgtaaacttacattttaaacattttaaaaaaaaattctaccaCCACCATCACATATTCACGGATTCcgataaactttcctcacaaatccactacataccctaatccaaacaactttacttttttcacactttcttctcaaatcACTTCAAATTCATTCCCTCAAATCCTCTcattaatccaaacacaccataACTAAGAAGACTTAGGCtctgtttggattagggagtggatgtgtgaggatttgagggagtggatgtgtgaggatgtgtgaggaaagtgtgaaaaaaataagggtgtttggattggggtatgttaggatggatgtgtgaggaaagtttatgggAGTTTGTGAGTAATGTGATGGTTATGagggaattttaatttttttgaaaagtgTGAAATGTTACTTTACAGATTAATCCTtgcctattaaaaaaattaataataaaatgagttgtttttgtttaaaaatgaaaaactttcacacattgagtagatttaaaaattataattaaaaaaaatatatgttaaatgtaaatatgtataatattaaaactataattagaaaataaaaacataacaaaattaaaaataaaaacagaatttcaaataatttctttaaatattaaacatatactataaaatgtttttgttatatatattttaaacattgtaCATTCAAATGAAGTATTGTGATACATTCAAATGAgggtaaatttggaaataaggGATGCTGACATGGTTTTCcctctacatctcttcattttgagggGAGAGAATATTTACTGTTCACAGGTATATCCTCTCTTCCACTTCCCTGCACATCCCTTGATCCAAACCATGGATATCCACTCACATCCTTCCTCTTGAACAGTACATTCATGGAAGCAAACAGAGGGTTAGAGAAAATCAAAGAATGATGATCTATAAAAGAAAGCTCAGAATTAATACACTATGAAAAACTTACTGTTTGAGATTGGAGGAAACTAAGGAGAATTACAcagaacaatttttaatttatacacaGATTAATTATGtcaaactattaataataaaaaaaaattaattgaatattggtaaaaatagaaaaagaaagaaggaaGTGTTTTGCCATCGTTGGGGACACTTTTTGGTTATTCTAGAATTTTAGATTTCTACTGGTTTGGTGTTGCAACAATGAAGTCACTCAAAGATGGCTAAATGATATGAATTCATGCGTCACTGCAAGTATTTTTTGTAGGCTTGTCATGTGGTGAGTTTTGAGTTCTTCTATTGTTGTCATAGTCGATTTTGAACCCTATATACGAAAATGTAATGCATGTAAAGAAAATGGAACAATTGAAATAAAACCATAAAAATAAGAAGGATAAGAGTACGTCAGAAGAGAGAAAAGAGACAAAAAATGAGAATTGAAGATGTGTCTCGAGAGGAAAGGATATTGTGAGAGAAGGGAGTGAGACTTGAGACACATTGTAACTGATAAGTTTAAGAAATGACAATTAAGAGAAAGAGAAGTGAGGACTTTTTTGTGTAAAGAAGAAAGTAAGAAGTTTTTTTTAGAGAGAAAGGAGTGacaaattttatttgatttttagataataaagttaaaaaataaaagtgaattataaaaaaataaaaaaaatggcaggagtataataaaataacaaaataatcaaaattaattaatataaagataaaatgagAATAAATTTGTGTACACAAAAATCTGTTTAGTTATAAAGAGAAATCTCCTTTATATAAACAAGCataaataacaattattataataataatattgttatttaaattaattacaaaattactttcaactaaaacaaaaaaattactttctaattgtcttttataaaattactgatatttaaattatttatttatatataataattttaaatttttacatattttcatattttttcatttataaatttttataatttagaatattatttttttataattaaaagaattattttttgatAACTTTTTAtgttacaaaattaaattatttgtatttttttaaaactgagTTTCTACCCAATAcagtaaataatatttaattataattaaaatatataaataatatatttttaaaattaatttaaattaaggtTTGTGTAAAGAAGAAAGTAAGAAGTTTTTTTTAGAGAGAAAGGAGTGacaaattttatttgatttttagataataaagttaaaaaataaaagtgaattataaaaaaataaaaaaaatggcaggagtataataaaataacaaaataatcaaaattaattaatataaagataaaatgagAATAAATTTGTGTACACAAAAATCTGTTTAGTTATAAAGAGAAATCTCCTTTATATAAACAAGCataaataacaattattataataataatattgttatttaaattaattacaaaattactttcaactaaaacaaaaaaattactttctaattgtcttttataaaattactgatatttaaattatttatttatatataataattttaaatttttacatattttcatattttttcatttataaatttttataatttagaatattatttttttataattaaaagaattattttttgatAACTTTTTAtgttacaaaattaaattatttgtatttttttaaaactgagTTTCTACCCAATAcagtaaataatatttaattataattaaaatatataaataatatatttttaaaattaatttaaattaaggaTAAATTTATATAAGCTGAGATAGCATTGTTGTTATGAGAATTTCTACAgtgatattttttcaaaaaaatttattaacttaaatctataaaaaatatctcatattttattatttaattttttataaaaataaaaataaaattttaaacttattttatatttttaaaataaattaaaaacctTTTGAAACACATTCAACAACTTAATTCAATAAGTGAAATTCTAAAACATTCACTCGTTCCTATCCTCTCCCCAGGTCCTAACAGAACAAAATTAAAGTTGTGAGTCTCTTCCTCTCAATAAGTTTCTCCCTCTCATAGAGTGTGTTCTCTTTTCAGCTGATGTATGCACTGAGTCAGCTCAAATAGCTTATTTaccaaaatataaatacaatcaAACTGACCCGTTTGGATCTGGACTGTGTAAGAGCTGTGATTTTGAGAAGTTTTAACAGTTCGGAGTTTAGTTCATACCGCTTCTTTTTCCTACTGCATCGTGTGGGTCCTCTATGGCAAAGAAACCTGTCAAGTACTTTGTGGTATATGTGTCTGTGCATGAGCTCTGTTAATTTGTTTCTTCTTACTGTTATTGTCAACTATCTTCTGGCCTTAATGTCTGGATAAACACCCAGGTGGACGCGTTCACCGACTCGGCGTTCAAGGGGAACCCTGCAGCAGTGTGTTTGTTAGAAGAAGAGAGGGACCAAACATGGATGCAAAGCCTAGCAACTGAGTTCAATCTCTCCGAGACATGCTACTTGACTCGGATTGCAGACTCCCAGAGATCTGATATCTCGCTCAATGGATCCTCAACTGATCGTTTCAACCTCAGATGGTTCACTCCAACTACAGAGGTGAATTTACTGTTTCATATTCACTGTCCTTTTCTTTTGTGTAAATTATGTTCACATTCTTTTTGTCTTGTCTTGTCTTCCTAGGTTGAACTTTGCGGCCATGCCACTTTAGCATCTGCGCATGTTCTTTTCTCATGTGGTTTGGTGAAGTCCAATATTATTGAACTTTTCACTCTGTCTGGAGTTCTAACTGCCAAAAAGGTCCCAGGGATCAATGAATCAGGCGCCTCAGATGATGGGTTTTTCATTGAATTGGATTTCCCTGCTGATACAGTTGCTGAGTTCAATTGTGCTGACATTTCACAAATTTCGGCCGCTTTGAATGGTGCCCTTATTATTGATGTAAAGAGGACAACCGCTGAAGATAACCTCTTGGTATCTGTTTctgattttttgttttgttttctggcACACCATCAAACACGCTCATTGGTTTATGTCTGCTAAGTCATTCTCTTGAGTAACAATATGTTCTGTTCAAGGATTTGATGTGCTAATTAATCATATTGTATATTGGAAATGGCATGTTGGAGTTGAATGGTGAAAATTTCATATTGTGTGAATGATGAAGCTAATGATGTTTCCTAGGTTGAACTTGCTTCAGGAAAAGCAGTTGTAGAACTACAGCCAGATATTGGTGCAATAGCAAAATGCCCTGGAGGGGGAATCCTGGTTACTGGGACTGCTTCTCCAGAGTCTGGATTTGATTATTATTGTCGAACTTTCTTTCCCAAATGTGGAATCAATGAGGTAAGCACGAGCTAGCTTGTGTTGTCAAGTGGCTGAAATAATAAAATCTCTAACAAAGTGTTTGATAAATCTACAATACATTAGATTAACATTCAATGCATCTAGTAAGATTGCTACAGCCATACTACTGAGAACCAACAGTTAGAGATTGCATACTTCTTAATCATGAAGTTGCTAAATTGTCATTTTCTCTTATTTCTCATTTGATATCTATCATGATGAAATAGacttttaagcctaactcaaccccataaaaccggcttatgGGGGTaagatttgcacccacttatatacaataaaatgtcCTAATCTTTAGTTGATGTGAAATCTCTAACACATCCCCTTATGCTGAGAGtgacaactcgtgcgtgggataacatattatggatggtctgataacggtccgatagcgggtgacttGATAAGttcaacaaacactcgctagatAGACTTAAAATaactttgataccatatcaTGAAGTGGActtttaagcctaattcaacaccataaaatcgactcatagggtgaggtttgcacccagttatatatataatgaatgaGACAGATGCATATCCAGCTTGCTTACCTGACTGAAAAGTGGCTTTTACATAAGTAATTTGAAAAATGATCTGTTTTACGTGTATGAGAAAGGATTGTTCCAATCTTTTCATC encodes the following:
- the LOC137829368 gene encoding uncharacterized protein → MNIPNQAIEQEDETKPLWRYVSKLRKTPGGGNNMIKCSLCNFSFNGSYTQVRAHLLKLTGVGVRICPKVTPSKLVEFKKLDNEATLKIEGLKQKEVHLPPVSDEGNQTNSDDNPKFKGSLQAAFNIQARDTLDCEIARMFYSSGLPFHLSRSPYYRSAFSYAANTSNLSEYVPPTYNKLRGHLLSKERSHVENLLQPIQNSWNQKGVTIVSDGWSDPQRKPLIDFMATTESGSVFLKSINRYGEIKDKDFIAKHIRDVIMEVGQNNVVQIITDNADVCKAAGMLIELEFPSIYWSPCVVHTLNLALQNICAAKNTEKNSDIYHQCSWISQIVDDATFVKNFIMGHSMRLSMFNNFNSLKLLSLAPTRFASTIVMLKRFRSLKKGLQEMVISDEWSFYKEDNVDSAQFVKETLLTDHWWMKVDYILAFIAPIYDVLRKTDTNMATLHLIYEMWDSMIENVRRVIYHHERKTKAEYSSFFEVVKLILMDRWTKSNIPLHCLAHSLNPRYYSHEWLNEDSKRLAPHQDVEITHERNKCFMRYFDDADVRKQVNIEFVNFSNGREDFADVDSLRDRSKMDAKSWWIIHGTHAPTLQKIALKLLGQSCSSSSCERNWSTYSFIHSLKRNKMTSKRAEDLVFVHNNLRLLSRNSSKYKEEETKLWDIAGDDFSFGENGILEIATLSLDEPELEAVFFNEDEQM
- the LOC137829700 gene encoding uncharacterized protein translates to MAKKPVKYFVVDAFTDSAFKGNPAAVCLLEEERDQTWMQSLATEFNLSETCYLTRIADSQRSDISLNGSSTDRFNLRWFTPTTEVELCGHATLASAHVLFSCGLVKSNIIELFTLSGVLTAKKVPGINESGASDDGFFIELDFPADTVAEFNCADISQISAALNGALIIDVKRTTAEDNLLVELASGKAVVELQPDIGAIAKCPGGGILVTGTASPESGFDYYCRTFFPKCGINEDPVTGSAQCALAPYWAKKLGRCDLSAYAASPRSGVVHVHFDEQSKRILMRGNAVTVMDGCVLI